The following coding sequences are from one Haliotis asinina isolate JCU_RB_2024 chromosome 3, JCU_Hal_asi_v2, whole genome shotgun sequence window:
- the LOC137276625 gene encoding lim and transglutaminase domain protein ltd-1-like: MGFGASKPDPDFPPIIPILVPRSLKGYPPPKPSSLKKCDLVKFESFLTIDARSKSIIVSDDTTYGQLNTSLTRGLVSDLDKVRAIFAWLGSQQIYQRTYPGVVDPMTPRGYMKLIKKDLGTYTEFFTLLCRAADIPCVMIRGRCKSEDYEAGEEIPARMSSNWAAVFVDGIWRTVHPSRAYRGIYSRKTTSQELQELDNHETINNNDDNVFDEFFFLPDPEEFVYFCLPEKAEWQLLQKTWTLEDFYDAPHFHSGYFSSGLILSSKNTCSLTSKTGLCHIKFDHKFGTDANVSYILFVKQNLSGRVVNNSKLEMYVCKDAKHDHINIYVRLPVMGVYKLVIYGGLTHMLHPLVEFRLDCFQRNVINNPFPIRSSIGFGPGQRSVGCGLRCVSHRDGIVPICPTRSDIFDFHHTHPMDVEAVLRHHALPEGDLRACVKKMVEKNRVVFHVSVPEDEIDDDEFALQVFVKMPHTNYTLVNVLNFLLTEHPETYETENEVSRDGKCVLDLVNREDLEHLRKALDKSDCDTNSSSVNIAEDMTICLNNNSQVWASQEEEHALDHLSSAMNNSDRKELEIALRGLQNHGHLNISLKPEMAALTLLYEEEIKKRRSVNDLDNLMKTIAECSQSVVSESLDSSPVVQSARDFLSRQLRVKQYNMVMQTLTSQTVVDVANCERPNSICFVVLRSTYLLLGEELPMQRWSDVRHLLRIKGHNSLISRISRFSLDALSKEVSNEVKDALVKFTIEEVKATGSAVAAFYLWALGVVMEAR; this comes from the exons ATGGGCTTCGGTGCCAGCAAACCAGATCCTGACTTCCCTCCAATAATCCCG ATATTGGTTCCTCGGTCTCTGAAGGGTTACCCACCTCCAAAGCCTTCCAGCTTGAAGAAGTGCGACTTAGTCAAGTTCGAAAGTTTCTTGACCATAGATGCCAGGTCAAAATCG ATAATTGTGAGTGACGACACAACCTATGGTCAGTTGAACACTTCTCTGACACGCGGTCTTGTCTCAGACTTGGATAAGGTGCGAGCCATCTTCGCTTGGTTGGGCAGCCAGCAGATCTACCAGAGAACCTATCCTGGAGTTGTCGACCCCATGACCCCCAGGGGTTACATGAAGCTGATCAAGAAAGACCTGGGCACCTATACTGAATTCTTCACATTGCTGTGCAG agCCGCAGACATCCCCTGTGTAATGATACGTGGACGATGTAAGAGTGAGGACTACGAGGCAGGAGAAGAAATTCCTGCTCGTATGTCCTCAAACTGGGCGGCAGTCTTTGTGGATGGAATATGGCGTACCGTTCACCCATCCAGGGCCTACAGGGGGATCTACAGCAGGAAGACGACCAGTCAGGAACTTCAAGAACTGGACAACCATGAAACCATCAACAATAACGATGACaacgtttttgatgaatttTTCTTCCTCCCAGATCCAGAAGAATTCGTGTATTTCTGTTTGCCGGAGAAAGCTGAATGGCAGCTTCTTCAGAAGACTTGGACATTGGAGGACTTCTATGATGCACCACATTTCCACAGTGGTTATTTCTCGTCAGGATTAATTCTTTCTAGTAAAAATACATGTTCATTGACTTCTAAAACGGGGTTGTGTCACATCAAGTTTGATCACAAATTCGGAACAGATGCAAACGTCAGTTATATTTTGTTCGTGAAGCAGAACCTTAGTGGGAGAGTCGTCAACAACTCGAAACTGGAAATGTACGTTTGCAAGGACGCCAAACACGACCACATCAACATATACGTCCGCTTGCCTGTGATGGGCGTGTACAAACTTGTCATATATGGAGGACTGACGCATATGCTGCATCCACTTGTAGAGTTTCGTCTAGACTGCTTTCAAAGAAACGTGATCAATAATCCATTTCCGATTCGTTCCTCTATTGGTTTCGGTCCTGGACAACGTTCTGTTGGTTGTGGACTTCGGTGTGTGTCACATCGGGACGGTATTGTGCCAATATGTCCAACGAGGTCTGATATCTTTGATTTCCACCATACTCATCCGATGGATGTAGAAGCGGTTCTACGTCATCACGCATTACCGGAAGGCGACCTCAGAGCATGCGTGAAAAAAATGGTTGAGAAAAATCGTGTCGTTTTCCACGTGAGTGTTCCTGAAGATGAAATAGATGATGATGAGTTCGCTCTTCAAGTGTTCGTGAAAATGCCCCACACTAATTACACCCTTGTCAACGTTCTGAATTTTCTCCTCACAGAGCATCCGGAAACGTATGAGACAGAAAACGAGGTAAGTAGA GACGGGAAATGTGTTCTGGATCTGGTAAACCGGGAAGATCTAGAACATCTACGAAAAGCCCTCGACAAGTCCGACTGTGACACAAACTCGTCCAGTGTCAACATAGCTGAGGATATGACAATCTGTCTTAACAACAACAGCCAGG TTTGGGCGTCACAAGAAGAAGAGCATGCACTGGACCATCTCTCTAGTGCTATGAACAACAGTGACAGGAAAGAATTGGAAATCGCTCTCCGTGGACTACAAAATCACGGCCACCTGAATATCAGTCTCAAGCCGGAAATGGCCGCACTTACTTTGTTATACGAGGAAG AAATCAAGAAAAGAAGGTCTGTCAACGATCTGGACAACTTAATGAAGACGATCGCTGAATGCAGTCAGTCTGTAGTCAGTGAAAGCCTGGATTCCTCCCCGGTAGTGCAATCAGCCCGAGACTTCCTGAGTCGACAGTTACGTGTGAAGCAATATAATATGGTCATGCAAACGCTGACATCACAGACTGTGGTCGATGTGGCAAACTGTGAGCGTCCTAATAGCATCTGCTTTGTGGTCTTAAGGTCGACCTACCTTCTACTGGGAGAGGAACTGCCAATGCAG AGATGGTCTGATGTTCGACACCTGCTTCGGATCAAGGGACATAATAGTCTTATCAGCAGGATAAGCCGCTTCAGCCTGGACGCCCTAAGCAAGGAAGTAAGCAATGAGGTCAAGGACGCGCTCGTTAAGTTCACGATCGAAGAGGTCAAGGCCACGGGATCAGCGGTTGCAGCTTTTTATCTATGG